DNA from Cynocephalus volans isolate mCynVol1 chromosome 2, mCynVol1.pri, whole genome shotgun sequence:
AAGAGAAGAACTCCTCCCACCTTACGGTTTTTGAAACCATAAAGTGGGAATTGGGCAAGGTGGCATGGATaaatctctaaaagaaaaaaaaaaaaagttgaaggaaaTCATTCACAGGAGAATATATATAGTATTATTCTCTTTCTATAAAGTTCAAAAATTGGcaaaatttaacaatatattgtttagggatacacacatgcaaaaaaaaaaaaaaaaaaaaaggaagtagggctggccggttagctcagttggttagagcacggtgttataacaccaaggttaagggttcagatcccaatactggccagctgcctcccccataaaaaagaaggaagtaaatCATTAATGTCAAAGATAGTGGTTAGCTATGGAGGGAGGGAGATAAACATGTAATTGAGGAGGTACACACAGGGGACTCCTAAGATATTGGTAATATTCTACTTCGTAACAAAGGACGTAGATATGTGggtgtttgttttatgtattctTCTGCATTAAGATGCTTCACTAAAAAGATACactaaaaatatatagtatataaaatacataacatGACAATATAccttatatatatacacacacacacacacattgaaatataattaaatcacacacacaaatcaacaaaaaaagtGGCACTTGAACCCCCCTAAATGAAAAACTCTGATCTCCTAAAGGATGTTTTGTTCAAATCTGCAGAATGCTTTTCTGATCTACTATATCCCCTAATGTAATGCTAAATAACTCTGAAAGTGGTTGTTTGACTTTCTATGTGAATACTTGGATTAATTTCTTAGCTATTTGGATATTACACAAGGCATCACAAAGTCTGGGAGGGTTCTTCTAGTAGAAGGTGGTACTGACATCTTATCAATGCTGGTCTACAAACACAATTTAAAGACTGCCTGGAAGTAGCAGCCAATGTTTCTCTTAGAGCAGTGATTTCAATACTTGGGGGTGAAAGCTAGTAGGGACAAGTGGCCCCTAGTCCCTGCCTCTAACAGATTCTGATTTTATTCATGTTACATATGAGGGCTGTTGATGTGAAGGGTGCACCTGTCAAAAGTTTGAACAGCATTGTCTTGGAGGAATCCTAGCTTTCTGGAGTTGAGAAGAGAATGCAGATCACCTTTCTCAACCCTTTCGTActataaatgcagaaagagaggCTGAGGTTTTGAATAAAGCGGTGCTGACCAGAGCAAGACTGAATCTTACAGAAATGTGCCATTCATGGGGACCAAAACGTGAACCCAACGAGCAACTTGCACTGCCTTTCTCTCGTCCTTAGTCTATCGTCATGAGAATACCCAATGGGCCTGGAACAGTGGGAGGAATATGCGGCAGAACTGAAACCAGTCTAAGCCAAGCTAATGAGCTGAATCCAGCCAGCCCCGATCCACACTGAATCAGTGCATCTGACCACTTACTCTGTATAGCCTCCTGACTGCGGCATTATTTGAGTCTATGATTTGTCAACTCCAGCCACCTCTTAATCTGAAAGGTTAGCACTAAACACAAAGAGGAAGATACatggtggttgtgggtgggtAATCAAAATTTGGAAATAAGTGATTTCATTTTGATAACAGGTTTAGAATCTGGCTCCTCTAAAGGCTTGAGGAGctggtgaatgaatgagcaaattcCCAGCAGGTGGCAAATTAACTTCTGCCAACCTCAGCAAGCACATCCTTTATCCCACCCGCGCTCTCTGCCACACCTACCTAACTTGCCAGGGTTTTTCTGGAAAGGTCAAGCAGTCTGTCTGTCCAAGAACATAATGACTGGTTTACTGTTCTCTTGTTCACCAGCCCTGTACAACTGGTGTGTGGGCTGGTCCTCTCTGGGAGACTCGGTATTTGATACTGTGCTAATTGGGTGGctagaagaaaaaaggaatatgcatttttaacttgcacttcagattttttttctagagTTGCATCAAATACACAGCATGGCTGAATGAGTAAGATCAGTATTAGGTCACTGCAAACAAAATGCCACTATTAGAGAACTGGTTGCTTGGGGTAGAATTTCAATTTAATAAATTCTTGGGGTAGAATTTCAAATTTAAGTGTTATAATTTAGCCATTAGAATAGTCAGAATTTTCCAAAGTCTGACATTGGGCAGGAATGATACTTTCTTAGCACCATCAGTTGCTTTACTGCTTCTGTGGTATCTGGGCAGCTTAACACTAGATAAATGCTCATTTTTACCTGAGGTTGGTGGAATAGCAAGTTGTTTTTTTGGCTGGCCCTACTGCCAAATTAAGTGTTCCATCCCAATAGCAAGATTATTACTTACGTCTTCCTCAGTTCCCAGACTTTTGATGGCAATGATTTAATTTTACACAATCCCTAGATCTCAAGCTTTGTGCAGTGCCTCAAGACTATTTTCAGAAGCACTTATTATTgctatttccaatattttgcatgccttatatttttaaattcttataagCTTTTGTTCAAGAGTATAAAATTgggctgggtggttagctcagttggtttagagtgcagtgttataacaccctTGGTTAGGGGGGTTAGGATCctcatacctgccagccaccaaaaaaaaaaaaaaaaaaaaagtataatttcttCCGGACCTTATCTAGGTAACATTCTATTTCTCTATGTAATTATTGCAAACTTTTAGTTTTAACTTTTTGATTACCAAGTTTACATAATTAAGGTGACTTAGTCTTATATATCTCAATAACTTACAAATTTATAGATAATTCTCACAACCAAAATCTAAAATGCTTACCTGTATTTGCAATTATTCAGATATTTGCCATAAGTCTGATGCCAAGCCTGCTGGAGCTAATGAAGCTGTTGTGCTGATCAGTTGGATGGCAGTAATCTCTGTGATTACACAATCGTTAATTATGCACTAATTTGGGGAGGCCAGGAATTCATTCTACTTGAGTTACTTGAGGTTGAAGTTGCTTAGTCTGTCTTCATTTTCACTGTTCTTCTGAAGCTCACACACACGTCATCAAGGATGGATGAAAAATGACTTTGCCTGTGCCTGGGGCCAAGTTTTCCTAACATAACTTGAAGTTCCTTTGTTCCACTACTGGTAAATCTTAGAAATATTGTTTGGTGTCTTATGCTAGCCAATGTTTACTGAATGCTTATTATGTGTAAGTCAAGTTGCAGATAGTTTTGGTGGGTTAATCCTCACAATCCCATCAGGTAAGTATTCTAGTTTTCCCTATTTTGTAGGTGAGGAAACCAAAGCCTGGGGCAGGGGTGTCATTTCTTTTAGTCTAGGCTGATGTGTACACTTGATTTGCAGAACAGAAAAAGTTCTTTTTCACTAAAACCATCCCTGCAGATTGAAACTAGCTGGTCCATAGGGTTGAATGAGCTTTGGGTCTTTTTCTCAAGAGGAAAATGGAAACACGGCACTTCAACACTATTTTAATCTGCTTTTTAGAAGCAGCTCTCTTTACTATCTTCTATACACCCAAACATGAGCAAACATCTCTTCCTTGTCCTCACGCAGATCCCCAGCTTTGTCTCCTTTCCACTACTAAATTCATGGGATACTTGGATTATGAGACTCTTGTCTCGGTGGGCGTTTCAAATCACATGCTTAGTCTGCAAACTGCAAATACAACTCTAAAGTTTAAGCACTTCTTGGATATCATGATGCTCACTTTGCCTTAGTTTACTAGTTGGTCCTGTATCTTCACTTCCTCAAAACTTGAGTTCCCTTTCAAACTCCCTGATCATGGTCCTAACACTGGGAAACAGgtgatttctcttcctttccatcaGTCTAAATGCTGTGTCACCTTTGTGGCTCAGCACTCGGTGATTTGTTCCTAGTCCCTGTGCTCCTCAGTCCATTTATGTGTATGTTATTTCAGAAGTCTCTAGTCTTAAATCAAGGTACTTCAAGAACAAGAACACTATGTTGGCATCTGTGCTGTCCACTGCAGCTAGAAGTGGGCAGGTCTGGTCTGTGGGTACCAAATCAGTGATTCCAACAGGTGACGTTAAACTGTGTTATACAGACTACTTAGCTACATAAAGCTGGCATCATCTGTCTTTCTGTATGGATTTGTAATGCTGCTGTCATCTTGAGACCAGGAATACCTCTTACTtaaaagaaaactagaatttaAATATCACACTAATAACTACAACAACTACTTCATGCTTCATGGTTCTTTTGTATCTGCTGAAGATGTCTATAATGGTGTTCTCTATGCAGTATGCATTAAGTGCTCAGAGATGCTTAGCTATCAGGTCATAAGAAAGCTACAAACAAGAGGCAGGTGCTGCGTAGAACTCACCCAACTGAGATATCCAAAGACATGAAACAACTGGGACTTATTATAAAGCAACAAATAGTgaaacatttactgaatttcATTATGAGTCAGTCATTTTTCTAAACACATCACATTATTTCATTCAAGATTCACAATATGAGGCAGCTTACTACCTTCTGTTTTATAGCTAGGGACACTGTGGCTCAGCTCAGCATTCAAGCCACTCACTCAAATTATACAGCTAGGAGAGGAGACTAGTCTTATAGTGTAATCACTAGGTTATAAAGGCACATGGAGATAAAGGAGGAATGGGAAAAAAGGTTAGTGGACACTAGGATTTATAGGTCAAGGCCTCAAGCTCTGTTGTCACATCAATTTCAAATTGTTTGAGTCTCTCCTAAGGATCCCATGTCCTGAAACTAAAGACTGATTTTCTACTCAGCCAATGCTATATGCTTATGTTCTCTGAAATAAGTTTATAAGCTAGATGACACACTGCAATGAGATAGTATAATTCAAGCAGAATGGCCCAATCTTACAACCTTTTAGGCTTTTGAAATCCTAGAAGTGACAATTCATAATGTTCAAGGCATAGATTAAAGATGTGGAAGTCGCCTCTGACACAATTAttgctctttttcttcctgtAGTCAGAGAAGTCTTAGAGAAtattatgtaaaagtaaaataacgCCAAGTTTGGACTTGTCATAGAATGTGGAGTATGAAGGTCATGAAGTCCAACCTCCCTCACAGCCAAAGGAACAGACCAGGAGGGGCCAGGTGCCTCAGGACCCCCTAGTAGGGAACTGTTTGGAGGGCAGTAGGGTGTGAGGGAAGAGCACAGGATCCCTGGGGTCCAGCCTCCCCATAGCAGGGAGGATAGTTCAGTGTTATCCTCTATTTCAGAAATCTAGTTCTATCCAGGTTGGAATGTAAAGAATATGAGCATCTGTATTACAACTCATCTTTGGAAAACAGACTATATGAAGGAAGACAAGTCCAAAATGAAACTGTGTGGATTCCAGAgccatttattaattaaaatctaTTCAATATACCATCAACAGTTCTGTGTGTATTGTGCTGATAAACAGACACTGAGAGGATTTAACAAGTTCGTCATTTAATAAGTCTGAATTCATTTTCACCACATGGTATTGTACATGGTCATCTGTTGAAACAGATTTCTTTTTAACAGAtcttagttttaaaaagtcatagaTACTGTGAGTTCTGTATAAACTGGTGGATAGTAAGTTAGTTCCTTTGTTTTGACTTATACGCCTCAACTTCACCGCAGAATAAACAATGTAGGCCAAAGAAAGCATAATCGGTCACTCGTATAGAACAGTATTGTTTCTATAATTTGAAGCTTTCTGAATGGACGGGTTCAGGCCTGATGTAACTGTAAAAAGATTGCTTAATGAATAAGACTATATGGAAATTGTACAAAATGTTATTAACTTTAATCATTAATGGCTTAAATAGCACTATATTTCTAATTGCTATTCGAAATCAAAAACCTGTTTTTGAATGCCTAAGAAGGTGGCATGTGTATACAACCATGCTACCTTGTACTTCAGGGTGTGTCAATATGTATTTCAACAGAAACTTTGGCTTTAGGAAAGAGtcacaaacatttaaaagaatggCTTTAATCGTCATTTTAAGTATACGGTAGGGGAAAAGTGTGctttaattaaatatacatcataCCAGTGATGCTGGCAAAGTTGAAAGTTACTCCTAATGTTGATAGCTATAAAAACTAGTTTGTACATGACaggacaatgagagaaaaatgcaatccctttgaaacaaaattttaaaataaaaaaatgttcacagtGGTTTGTATCAACAGTATGCATTTTATGACAATAACATGTACAGATTTAGAGCACCCTAGGGCTCTCTTTATATCCTAAAGAAAACGAACATTTACATTATTCATGGGTTGTAcggaattaaaaaaaagatcaattgTACACTTACTCCTTAGACAAGATAAACTGTCCTGGGGTATACAGCTTTAACACCATCATTAAAATTGTTTGCAAAAGgaacagagaattaaaaaacaaaatactttatCTTGGGAGTGTGGAGAGTCTTTGATTTGCTGTTATAACCAGCAAATGCCATTCAAATCAAAAATGGAGGGAGGGGCCCCCACAAACACAGACCTATCTGAGCAAGCTGACCAGTACacattacagttttaaaaatgaaggttATAGACTATATGTTACAAGTCCCAACTAGGCAATGTCAAAATGACATCTATTTCTTTGCTTGCTTTGTGATCATACCCCTTGGAGGTGTTACCGGTCTTGTGGCATTCGGCTTCTTCTTCTCTGCAGGCTTTAAAATCTAAAAAGATTCAAAAGACCAAGTGCATTTTAGGAAATACACTCAACCCAAAATCTTATTATGAGTCCTTAAATCTCATTTGAATCTTTTGCTCAGAATGATTTTTGACTATTTAAAACTGCCCCAACAATTTTGAAAGCCCCACGAGCACACTAACACAAACCAAGCTGACATGTAAACATTTCAGTAATCAATGCTatgatgaacagataaaaatatatgatctggacaaattattttccctttgggcaaaataattttctaaagtcTACACCTGGcagtatctttaattttttttttaaagatgaccagtaaagggatattaacccttgacttggtgttgtcagcaccacgccctcccccaagtgagctaaccggccatccctatacaggaatccaaacccgtggccttggttttatcagcaccacactctcccaagtgagccacgggccggcccttggcaTTTACCTTTAATTATTGCTTCAGACATAAGGGAAGAAAAGTTCTTCGAAAAGTGTTTCTCAAATCCCTAGGGGATCTTTGCATCATCTCTGGGAGCTAACAAGTTCTCCCTGAGAACTGGTGAAAGaattgttttaattcatttaactgATGACTACCACATGATTTCAGTGGCTGTATTTAGTTTAAGATTGGGCTGGCCTGATGTTGTACAAATTTACCACAGTAAGTAAATAATGCTTCTGTGCTCAGTGAAGAACAAATGACGTCATGGTTCACCAACAAAGATTTTGTAGAAATTAGACTAGAGACAAGTAGGTAGAACTAAATAACCACACAGGGTATCTGGCGCGTGGCAATTAGTACTATTTTCATGTGCAAGCAGTAATTTAATTTTAGCTGAACATTACACTGACATTATGGATTTAGATTTATAGTAGAAGTGCCATAAGTGTAAAAAGCtaatacattattttgtttttacctaCTTAAGTAATGCAAAATTAGTTAAATTCAACACTGGGGGAAAGGTTCCCTGataactttttcatttaaaagtgaTCCACACATTACTCATCTAGGACAGATACTggttaaaggaaaatgaaaatttagcTGACTCAACATAAATGAACAGTAAGCAGAaagtagcaatttttttttttttaaaaggatgactgGTGAGAggaacttaacccttgacttggtgttgtcagcaccacactctcccaagtgagccacgggccggcccagcaattttttaaaaaaaaaatcagcaaaattcaAACATAATAAGCggaaataatattgaaaacaCGCTCTACCTGAAAAGAACACATCAGTGTTTCGTCCACACTCATCATGGCACCTGCATTGTCAAACTCTCCACAATAATTGGGTGCAGAAAACAGAGTGACTAACTGCCTCTTTGCAAAAAATTCATATCCATCTTCAACCACCTtggagagaaaattatttcaatataagTAGGAGCAAATTTTAGGTGAATAAAACCACTCTTCAGTTTCCCATTGAGCCTGATACCCTGTAGAGGTTGTTTCCAGaaacattttgtataaataaGCAATACCTACCCACCAAAATCAACAAGGAGAATCTGTGCTCACACACATGCTCTTAAGTGTACATGTAAAATTCAAAATCAATACCTGATGGGCTCTACATATAAGATCCAAATCATGCTTATGGAGAAATTTTGCAACCACTTCTGCACCAAATGTGAAGGACACTCCTCTGTCATTTTCACCCCAGCCTAAGACATCTTTATCGGGGTCAGACCACAAAAGATCACAAAGAAGACCTTGATCTGGTACATCAGTTGGTCGCATAATTCGCCGAATCTGCTCCATAGATTGAAGATCTGGTGATAAACctatcaaatgagaaaaaaaattaaagaccacagaatttttaaaacaatgttatcACTTTAACAATTCCATTTGTTTACAGAGACTCAACAACTCTGACACCAAAGCTTAAATTAAATCTATAGGTATGTTTTGTTTATGTACGTAGTTttcaaagcaaaaccaaaacaaaacacaaccacTGAACAAGGACTGGAATTTACTATGTACACTAATTCATGGAGCACAGTATGAactttaaattgaaacataattggttgtacatatttgtggggtacagagttgaatatcaatacctgtgtgcaatatatgatgctcaaatcagaataattggtatattcaacattatacaatgtaatcattttttgaggccctttatcaattcctcactaacccctcccccatctctggtaacctcagttctgttctctccttttgaaaggttAATCTATTATTGTGCTTGTTAAAAACCACTCCTCTGTGTGCCTTCCCAGTTGATGAGAATAAGGAGAAATGTACGTACTAAATGTTATTTTTGACTATTTGCAATGACTAGGCACAGAAGATGCAGATGCTCAGGTGTGGGGTATCTGTCTAGAAAACCTGTGCTGTCCACAGACCATCAAATCTATCAGACCAGCTGAGATGTAGTCAGTTATCATCTGGGTTAAAAATCACATGCCCAACTCTACCAAAGCCCGCCTAACTAGGAGAACAGAGACAATGccttcattaaaatatattatgttgGGGGCTGGCCCgcggctcactcggtagagtgcggtgctgataacaccaaggccccgggttcggatcccatatacggatggccggttcgctcactggctgagcgtggtgctgacaacaccaagtcgagggttaagatccccttaccggtcatctttaaaaaaaaaaaaaaaaaaaaaaaaaaaaaaatatatatatatatatatattatgttggCTCTTTGATGGTTGCCTAATTTCTGACCACAGATGAAAAGGAATCCTCTCTGCAATCACCATTGCAATTACATTATACAATGTACAACCACCAAGCAAagcaaaatagatttaaaaatccaAGTCAGAAAAAGTTCTGAGGATCAAAAGCGGACGAAGGGAAAGTCTATTCACGTTTTCGGTATTCTAATTTACATCatagttaaaaatactttttgcactatgagggtacttcaagaagttcatggaaagatttctattatctattaccctcatatttttaaatcaaactgCTACAGAGTCTAGAATTCCCTGTAACAAGTTAATTGCTTACTTCAGATTTCTATCCAAATGAGCCTGGCTGTGTGAGTAGCCCCTGTGATGTAACACATCAACAAAGGAGAGTCATCTGACAGGAAAAGTCACCAATGATAACTCATAAATGTCAAAGTGTCCACCCTTtagaaaaaatcaaaacctaTTTGGACTAAAAATCAGCCCACATACCTCCATGACAGCAGAATATTTTTTCATCCACGATGGCTGCTATCGGCAAGCAGTTAAAACAGTCTGTGAAAGTTTTCCATAGTTTAATGTTGTATCTTCTTTTACCTGTGGAAATTTTAGGATGGTTTAAAAGAGATTACTTACTATTCTTCAGGTTCATTTTCTGAGGATGATTTCCCCAAAGCAAGGTTCTGATTACTTTTTAATGGAACTATGCATTTACTAAAAATCTCCTGGAAGGGGCTTAGACAAATTGGATATACATGACACTTGAAGATGTCTATCAATAAGCAGCAAATTACATTTtcatgtgaaatatttaaaaatcccaCAGAAGTATGAAATCAGAATTCCAGATATAATGAAGATTAAGGATTACATCAAATCTCAACAATTATTTGTCAGCACCAACTGTTTGAAATCTAGTCTGTTTCGTACAATCTCAAACTATAGGTAGCTCCCTATTTCTAACGGAAATTATGAACAAGTTGTACATGTGCCATTACCATCTTCCTTCTGAAGAAACCTCTGAGAGTTAACTGCCATCCTGTTTCCAATAACCTACCAACACCAGATAACCTGCAACCCTTAAATATTCTAGCAGGTGGCACAATTATGATAAGGGAATACAGATTGCTTACTGC
Protein-coding regions in this window:
- the PPP1CC gene encoding serine/threonine-protein phosphatase PP1-gamma catalytic subunit isoform X1, producing MADIDKLNIDSIIQRLLEVRGSKPGKNVQLQENEIRGLCLKSREIFLSQPILLELEAPLKICGDIHGQYYDLLRLFEYGGFPPESNYLFLGDYVDRGKQSLETICLLLAYKIKYPENFFLLRGNHECASINRIYGFYDECKRRYNIKLWKTFTDCFNCLPIAAIVDEKIFCCHGGLSPDLQSMEQIRRIMRPTDVPDQGLLCDLLWSDPDKDVLGWGENDRGVSFTFGAEVVAKFLHKHDLDLICRAHQVVEDGYEFFAKRQLVTLFSAPNYCGEFDNAGAMMSVDETLMCSFQILKPAEKKKPNATRPVTPPRVTSGLNPSIQKASNYRNNTVLYE
- the PPP1CC gene encoding serine/threonine-protein phosphatase PP1-gamma catalytic subunit isoform X2, with the protein product MADIDKLNIDSIIQRLLEVRGSKPGKNVQLQENEIRGLCLKSREIFLSQPILLELEAPLKICGDIHGQYYDLLRLFEYGGFPPESNYLFLGDYVDRGKQSLETICLLLAYKIKYPENFFLLRGNHECASINRIYGFYDECKRRYNIKLWKTFTDCFNCLPIAAIVDEKIFCCHGGLSPDLQSMEQIRRIMRPTDVPDQGLLCDLLWSDPDKDVLGWGENDRGVSFTFGAEVVAKFLHKHDLDLICRAHQVVEDGYEFFAKRQLVTLFSAPNYCGEFDNAGAMMSVDETLMCSFQDIRIPTSS